A window from Dehalobacter sp. DCA encodes these proteins:
- the dinB gene encoding DNA polymerase IV, which translates to MEKWQNHRKILHIDMDAFYAAVEQRDNPVLLGKPVIVGGKPNSRGVVSAASYEARKFGIHSAMPMTEAFRRCPQAVFLPVNMQKYQEASDRIHEIFLSYTPLVEPLSLDEAFLDVTRSTALFGFAQDIAVLIKQRIRQELGLTASVGLAPNKFLAKIASDLQKPNGFVVVPPDKVQEFLDPLEVERVWGVGIKTAEQLHELRVRTVKDLRSLDESALSKRFGVMGKRLYELARGIDNRSVETERMTKSVGRETTFLSDIADVDVLEKELLELAVDVGRRMRKHSLKAKTITLKARYPDFRTLSRSSTLPQATDLDDRIYHEACTLLRGISMNQPLRLIGITLNNLTDQTEQLTLFDEPQNDMGNLTKVIDQVNSKYGKNSITRARLL; encoded by the coding sequence ATGGAAAAATGGCAAAACCATCGAAAAATACTTCATATCGATATGGATGCTTTCTATGCCGCGGTAGAACAGAGAGATAATCCAGTCTTACTCGGAAAGCCTGTTATCGTGGGCGGCAAGCCAAACAGCCGGGGTGTTGTTTCTGCTGCTTCTTATGAGGCTCGTAAATTTGGCATTCATTCTGCGATGCCCATGACCGAGGCCTTTAGACGCTGTCCGCAGGCCGTATTTCTCCCTGTCAATATGCAAAAATATCAGGAAGCCTCAGACCGGATACACGAAATATTTTTGTCCTACACGCCGCTCGTCGAGCCCTTGTCCCTTGATGAAGCTTTTTTGGACGTTACGCGATCAACAGCTCTTTTTGGATTTGCCCAAGATATCGCCGTACTGATCAAACAACGTATCCGGCAGGAACTTGGCCTGACGGCTTCAGTGGGTTTGGCCCCCAATAAATTCCTCGCTAAGATTGCTTCCGATCTGCAAAAGCCGAACGGTTTTGTCGTTGTCCCTCCGGATAAAGTACAGGAGTTTCTCGATCCTCTGGAAGTGGAAAGAGTGTGGGGGGTCGGCATCAAAACGGCAGAACAGCTGCATGAACTTCGGGTAAGAACAGTGAAAGATCTGCGTTCTTTGGATGAAAGTGCTCTCTCGAAACGATTTGGGGTCATGGGCAAACGACTTTACGAACTCGCCCGGGGTATTGACAACCGCTCCGTAGAAACCGAAAGAATGACGAAATCCGTTGGCAGGGAGACGACATTTCTATCAGATATTGCTGATGTCGATGTACTTGAAAAAGAACTGCTGGAACTTGCGGTAGATGTCGGAAGACGCATGCGCAAACATTCGCTGAAAGCGAAAACAATCACGCTGAAAGCGCGTTATCCGGATTTCAGAACCCTGTCACGTTCCAGCACACTCCCTCAGGCCACAGATCTGGATGATCGGATCTACCACGAAGCCTGTACGCTCTTGCGCGGGATCTCCATGAATCAGCCGCTTAGACTAATTGGAATTACCTTGAATAACTTAACGGATCAAACTGAGCAACTGACGTTGTTTGATGAACCTCAAAATGATATGGGAAATCTGACAAAAGTGATCGATCAAGTCAACTCAAAATATGGAAAGAACAGTATCACAAGGGCACGATTACTATAA
- a CDS encoding Sec-independent protein translocase subunit TatA/TatB produces the protein MGLTEIALILFVALILFGPDDLPVIASTIGKLVRQGRKMMNELTREFSNTISMQSDTIMDSLKDTSPKEKVSQEEPKQKEDTNVLQSNDEETEKKAEDNGVAVKHDGTNEVDPM, from the coding sequence ATGGGTTTAACAGAAATTGCATTAATCTTATTTGTCGCCTTGATTCTTTTTGGCCCCGATGATTTGCCTGTAATTGCAAGTACAATTGGAAAATTGGTTAGACAAGGTCGCAAGATGATGAACGAATTGACAAGAGAATTTTCAAATACGATTAGTATGCAGAGTGACACGATAATGGACAGCTTAAAGGATACATCTCCCAAAGAAAAGGTTTCCCAAGAAGAGCCTAAACAAAAAGAAGACACGAATGTGTTACAGAGCAATGATGAAGAAACAGAGAAAAAAGCTGAGGATAATGGGGTCGCTGTAAAACATGATGGGACCAATGAAGTCGACCCTATGTGA
- the tatC gene encoding twin-arginine translocase subunit TatC, with product MQRRKKQSDEMSFFSHFKEMRKVLLFSVYAIAIGAIVGWAFSDYAFRFLAIPMSGLSEVHFITTTPMEPLMVKLKVSLIAGVVVALPIIIWQLWSFILPALKSNERKYLYFIFPSSLLLFFAGAAFVILFVLPICLKFLLLAGIGAIDTTPFVTKSSYINFVFTLALSFGLFFQLPIVLILLIRIGVVSPQALAKYRKWAFFVIVILAVVLSPTPDLMTQVLIIGPMYLLYEISIWVGYIVVRRRTKMLKREEEEVI from the coding sequence GTGCAACGTAGGAAGAAGCAAAGTGACGAAATGTCTTTCTTTAGCCACTTTAAAGAAATGCGCAAAGTGCTTTTATTTTCTGTATATGCGATCGCCATCGGAGCAATAGTGGGATGGGCGTTCAGTGATTATGCATTTCGTTTCCTGGCTATACCAATGTCCGGTCTCAGTGAGGTGCATTTCATTACGACAACACCGATGGAACCATTAATGGTTAAATTAAAAGTGTCACTCATTGCGGGTGTAGTTGTGGCTTTGCCCATCATCATATGGCAGTTATGGAGTTTTATCCTGCCGGCTTTAAAATCTAATGAACGAAAATACCTCTATTTCATCTTTCCTTCATCTCTTCTTCTCTTTTTTGCAGGCGCAGCTTTTGTTATTTTATTTGTACTGCCTATCTGCTTAAAGTTTTTACTTTTAGCAGGGATAGGGGCAATTGATACAACACCATTTGTCACCAAGTCTTCCTATATTAATTTTGTTTTCACTTTGGCACTTAGCTTTGGGTTATTTTTCCAACTACCCATTGTATTGATACTGTTAATTCGAATAGGCGTCGTATCTCCTCAGGCTCTCGCAAAATATAGGAAATGGGCCTTTTTTGTGATTGTGATATTGGCTGTTGTTCTTTCTCCAACTCCCGATCTGATGACCCAGGTTTTGATCATCGGTCCGATGTATCTTCTCTATGAAATCAGTATTTGGGTAGGCTATATTGTAGTAAGAAGAAGAACAAAAATGCTGAAGCGAGAAGAGGAAGAGGTGATTTAA
- a CDS encoding FAD:protein FMN transferase, with amino-acid sequence MQIEDKFSMYHKKSFKILLFLLIIIGISSWQGYEYYQRNVNYQETKLFFDTEVYVEAHGWGAKKAVTEALGIMEEIDSKLNKFSPDSEVYAINIHAGEQPVAVSELTFDVIEQSLKIADLSNGAFDPTISPLVKLWGFGENGIQKSVPPQEQIAQTIHLVDYKKVILNKEQRTVFLVEKGMSLDLGAIAKGYAVSKALDAFKDRNIPSGMVSAGGNIYAIGKKDGGTPWHIGIRDPLNKGQIIGYVELENLTIDTSGNYERFFTVDGIQYSHILDPRTGYPSKEVSGCTVVTENPIMADALATAAFVLGPEKGLQLIEKNNAWGLIIDTDGKMVLSAKMKEMFKPETPE; translated from the coding sequence ATGCAAATAGAGGATAAGTTCAGCATGTACCATAAAAAGAGCTTTAAGATACTTTTATTTCTGTTGATCATTATCGGTATATCGTCTTGGCAAGGTTATGAGTATTATCAACGTAATGTTAATTATCAAGAAACCAAATTGTTTTTTGACACAGAAGTATATGTTGAGGCTCATGGCTGGGGAGCAAAGAAGGCAGTAACAGAAGCTCTCGGCATTATGGAAGAAATAGATTCTAAGCTTAATAAGTTCTCGCCTGATAGTGAGGTATACGCTATCAATATTCATGCAGGAGAACAACCTGTCGCGGTATCGGAGTTAACGTTTGATGTTATTGAACAGTCCTTGAAAATTGCGGATTTGAGCAATGGCGCTTTTGATCCGACCATTAGTCCCTTAGTTAAATTGTGGGGATTCGGAGAAAACGGCATTCAGAAATCTGTACCGCCACAGGAACAGATTGCCCAAACCATTCATTTAGTTGATTACAAGAAAGTAATATTGAATAAAGAACAAAGGACCGTTTTTTTAGTTGAGAAGGGGATGAGCTTAGACCTCGGAGCGATTGCCAAGGGCTATGCCGTAAGCAAAGCGCTAGATGCATTTAAGGATCGTAATATCCCATCAGGGATGGTATCAGCAGGCGGAAATATTTATGCCATAGGCAAAAAAGACGGAGGAACGCCTTGGCACATTGGAATTAGAGATCCTTTAAACAAAGGACAGATCATTGGCTATGTTGAATTGGAGAATCTCACAATCGATACATCAGGCAACTATGAGCGGTTTTTCACTGTTGACGGAATACAATACAGTCATATTCTTGATCCTCGTACTGGGTATCCTTCAAAAGAGGTCAGCGGTTGTACTGTCGTCACGGAGAATCCGATAATGGCGGATGCTTTGGCTACAGCAGCTTTCGTATTAGGTCCTGAAAAGGGCTTGCAATTAATCGAAAAGAATAACGCATGGGGCCTGATCATTGATACTGACGGCAAGATGGTATTATCCGCAAAAATGAAAGAAATGTTTAAACCAGAGACTCCCGAGTAG
- a CDS encoding twin-arginine translocase TatA/TatE family subunit: MQLIFGMITPTIAVIGLVIALIVFGPGKLPQLGKALGGGIKEFRSASEGEKEESETIKEA, from the coding sequence ATGCAATTGATTTTTGGAATGATTACCCCAACTATAGCTGTAATAGGTTTGGTCATCGCTCTAATCGTATTTGGACCAGGAAAGCTGCCCCAATTAGGAAAAGCTTTAGGCGGAGGGATTAAGGAATTCAGGAGTGCTTCTGAGGGCGAAAAAGAAGAGAGTGAGACAATAAAAGAGGCATAG
- a CDS encoding reductive dehalogenase, which yields MINEQEKKYQLSRRNFLKAGVAASAMGVIGAISAPAKVANAAGASLKYTAAAKGQWSKLHPEHDYGSATVRFVESNDQWLGTTKIVGKVKNFSEADMGFNLATRGLLPNKKTQAASLSFFFRHPFGAAIANAGMFVAPPAAVEGKPSPKKLEIPDPEQMSQHIKDAAYFLRADEVGIGKMPEYAYYSQKLTDKAGLMTKPVEECVIPVTERLPYVIVVMVDQNLLTMMGSTGYDGISGAMSMKSYHATGNIAVILATYIRSLGYNARAQHAFNYNAVMPPAVISAGLGELSRTGDCSIHPRLGFRHKVAAVTTDLPLAPDKPIDFGLQDFCRVCKKCAENCPNQSITYDSDLVEYNGYLRWNSDMKKCAEFRILNEDGVSCGRCMKVCPWNSKEDSWFHQAGTWIGSKNEASAKLLKTIDDMFGYGTESIDKYRWWLEWPEMYKYPAVAQAPQTH from the coding sequence GTGATTAATGAACAAGAGAAAAAGTATCAGCTAAGTCGCAGGAATTTTCTCAAAGCCGGCGTTGCAGCCTCTGCGATGGGAGTGATTGGAGCGATATCAGCTCCAGCCAAAGTGGCCAACGCAGCCGGAGCAAGTCTGAAGTATACTGCTGCAGCGAAGGGACAATGGTCAAAGCTTCATCCCGAACATGACTACGGCAGTGCGACAGTACGTTTTGTAGAAAGCAATGATCAGTGGTTGGGTACCACAAAAATTGTCGGAAAAGTTAAGAACTTCAGCGAAGCTGATATGGGATTCAATTTGGCTACCAGGGGGCTGCTTCCTAATAAAAAGACACAAGCGGCGTCTTTGAGTTTCTTTTTCAGGCATCCTTTTGGAGCGGCAATAGCCAATGCAGGCATGTTTGTTGCTCCGCCCGCTGCGGTAGAAGGAAAGCCGTCTCCCAAAAAACTGGAGATCCCTGATCCGGAACAAATGTCCCAGCATATTAAAGATGCCGCCTATTTTTTGCGCGCTGATGAAGTCGGTATCGGCAAGATGCCGGAATATGCTTATTATTCCCAGAAGCTTACGGATAAGGCTGGTTTGATGACCAAACCTGTAGAAGAATGTGTCATACCGGTAACAGAACGCTTGCCTTACGTCATCGTCGTGATGGTTGACCAAAATCTTCTAACTATGATGGGATCGACCGGGTATGATGGAATCAGCGGTGCAATGTCTATGAAGAGTTATCATGCAACCGGGAACATCGCAGTTATTTTAGCTACCTATATCCGGAGCCTTGGGTATAATGCCAGGGCGCAGCATGCGTTTAATTATAACGCAGTCATGCCACCCGCGGTTATTTCAGCGGGGTTGGGGGAGCTTTCCCGTACCGGTGACTGTTCAATTCATCCCCGCTTGGGGTTCCGGCACAAGGTTGCTGCGGTTACCACTGATTTGCCGCTGGCACCCGACAAACCGATTGATTTTGGACTCCAGGATTTCTGCAGAGTATGCAAAAAATGCGCTGAAAACTGTCCGAACCAATCCATTACGTATGATTCGGATCTTGTGGAGTATAACGGATACCTGCGTTGGAACAGCGACATGAAAAAATGTGCAGAATTCAGGATACTTAACGAAGACGGAGTGTCCTGCGGACGGTGCATGAAGGTCTGCCCCTGGAACTCCAAGGAGGATTCCTGGTTCCACCAGGCTGGAACTTGGATTGGAAGTAAAAATGAAGCTTCGGCAAAATTGCTGAAAACAATTGACGATATGTTTGGGTACGGCACAGAAAGCATCGATAAATATAGATGGTGGCTGGAGTGGCCGGAGATGTACAAGTATCCGGCGGTTGCTCAAGCGCCACAGACGCATTAA
- a CDS encoding uroporphyrinogen decarboxylase family protein: protein MSNVMALYQERLNRIFKTINLEQADRVPVLGTYGTWSAYYAGYTPAQVDIDLDKCAKASVKVANDIPVDMLHMVSTRPAALLQSLGSKSFNYLSKDNIPQYSDEQAGIMSGDEYPEFNKDPLRFIVEKILPRKFAELAKSSPAKDVALARGAMHFAIYGAKSGGITGALAQQGMPLLGDGLLIHPMDLIADMYRGIKGMFGDMRRRPEEVLEAIEALLPVILRFGMGQVHMVPPKATPKVLFLPMHLPTMMKLADFDKFYWPAFKKMMDFFAAQNVCVLGFYEGDWSRYYDHLQELPAKKSFGWFEHANFKEIKQSLKDTMCIVGLFPATLLQYGTEQECIAKAKEILDIMAPGGGYIFTTDRELIAAQDGKSENIIAVNKFVMEYGIY from the coding sequence ATGAGCAACGTAATGGCGCTGTATCAAGAACGTTTGAACCGTATTTTCAAGACAATAAATTTGGAACAAGCCGACCGCGTTCCTGTGTTAGGCACTTATGGGACATGGAGTGCCTACTATGCAGGTTACACGCCGGCCCAAGTCGATATCGATCTGGATAAATGTGCGAAGGCCAGTGTGAAAGTAGCCAATGATATTCCGGTAGATATGCTTCATATGGTGTCTACCAGGCCTGCCGCTCTGCTTCAATCGCTGGGAAGCAAAAGTTTTAACTATTTAAGTAAAGATAATATTCCCCAGTATAGTGACGAACAAGCCGGGATAATGAGTGGAGACGAATATCCCGAATTTAATAAAGATCCGTTAAGATTCATTGTTGAAAAGATTTTACCACGAAAATTTGCCGAATTGGCTAAGTCTTCTCCCGCGAAAGACGTCGCTTTGGCCAGAGGTGCCATGCACTTTGCCATTTATGGAGCAAAATCGGGGGGAATAACGGGTGCGCTTGCTCAACAGGGAATGCCTCTCTTAGGGGATGGCTTACTTATTCACCCGATGGATTTAATTGCGGATATGTACCGTGGTATTAAAGGAATGTTCGGGGACATGCGCCGCCGCCCGGAGGAAGTCTTAGAAGCGATTGAAGCCTTACTGCCTGTTATATTGAGGTTTGGTATGGGACAGGTTCATATGGTGCCGCCGAAAGCAACCCCCAAAGTGCTTTTTCTCCCGATGCATTTGCCAACCATGATGAAACTGGCGGATTTTGACAAGTTTTACTGGCCGGCCTTTAAAAAGATGATGGACTTTTTTGCTGCTCAAAACGTCTGTGTTCTTGGATTCTATGAAGGCGACTGGTCACGCTATTATGATCATCTTCAAGAATTGCCGGCGAAGAAATCATTTGGCTGGTTTGAACATGCAAATTTCAAAGAAATTAAGCAAAGTTTGAAAGATACCATGTGCATTGTTGGACTTTTCCCGGCGACTTTACTGCAATATGGAACTGAACAAGAATGTATTGCCAAGGCCAAGGAAATATTGGATATAATGGCCCCCGGCGGCGGATACATTTTTACCACCGATAGGGAACTGATTGCAGCACAGGATGGCAAATCAGAAAACATTATCGCTGTAAATAAATTTGTTATGGAGTATGGTATTTATTAA
- a CDS encoding IS1634 family transposase, whose translation MYVAITGSGKARVIQFREDTRIPGTTKKKTHVVKTIGNYERMLAEDPDIIAKLKAEAAELTRAKKETNAPLALSVTVMDITSPQDVVPSFRFGHALIKQLWSTMGLDAFFLANCGKRNATAVGQALFYLVAHRCADPCSIHASALEQNSYAGILSLGIDVLYDVLDVLSQQKEAIISHLADFFEKKTSRSGPEAYYDVTTYAFESTRWGELRMFGFSKDHKNNEVQVVMGLLLDNNGIPITYELFPGNTMDQCTLTRSVEKLKSLYRLEKITVVADRGLNSGSNLEYLCKGGHDFVISYTLKRSPDSFKELVWNDEGWQDSVDLATGEITSRSKIVEQILEVKVPIDQDEESAEKKKRGRPRKYTIEKIPVKIHLTWSAKRANKDRSDRERVLEKLKKRLDKPYQLKAAVKRGCNQFLQMELDTEDWKLDEAKIEQAARYDGYYAVITNNLNLSTDEVSKIYGGLWKIEESFRILKTDLRARPVFVWNDEHIKGHFAMCFIALCILRYAQYLLEQSMGKSVSAAQIMEAIQDPLALVQGEYPNNIVTPTQVSQTYLDLASILKLTPLKTNMTLTKFRSCTKLDLTINLK comes from the coding sequence ATGTACGTTGCCATAACAGGCTCGGGCAAGGCCCGGGTCATACAGTTTAGAGAAGATACCCGTATTCCGGGAACAACGAAGAAAAAGACGCATGTCGTGAAGACGATTGGTAACTATGAACGAATGCTCGCTGAGGATCCGGACATTATTGCCAAGCTTAAGGCTGAAGCAGCTGAACTGACAAGGGCAAAGAAGGAAACGAACGCTCCTCTCGCTTTAAGCGTTACCGTTATGGACATCACATCACCTCAGGATGTTGTTCCTTCCTTCAGGTTCGGTCATGCGCTAATCAAACAGCTTTGGAGCACTATGGGGTTAGACGCCTTTTTTCTTGCTAATTGCGGAAAGCGCAATGCTACAGCTGTTGGACAAGCTCTATTCTACCTTGTCGCCCATCGCTGCGCAGATCCTTGCAGTATCCATGCGAGTGCATTGGAACAGAATTCCTATGCGGGTATCCTTTCTCTTGGGATCGATGTCCTTTACGATGTTCTTGATGTACTCTCCCAGCAGAAAGAGGCCATCATAAGCCACCTTGCTGACTTCTTTGAAAAGAAAACCAGCCGCAGTGGTCCTGAAGCATACTATGACGTCACAACGTACGCTTTTGAGAGCACCCGCTGGGGCGAATTACGAATGTTTGGCTTCTCGAAGGATCACAAAAATAACGAAGTTCAGGTGGTCATGGGGCTGCTTTTGGACAACAACGGCATACCCATAACGTATGAACTTTTTCCAGGCAACACGATGGATCAGTGTACTCTGACCCGATCGGTAGAGAAGCTTAAGAGTCTGTACAGGCTGGAAAAGATCACGGTGGTTGCCGACAGAGGACTCAACAGCGGCAGCAATCTTGAGTACCTCTGCAAGGGTGGGCACGACTTCGTCATCAGCTATACTTTAAAGCGTTCTCCTGACTCCTTTAAGGAACTTGTATGGAACGACGAAGGATGGCAAGATAGTGTGGACCTTGCCACAGGGGAGATAACCTCTCGTTCCAAGATCGTAGAGCAAATACTGGAGGTCAAGGTTCCCATAGATCAGGATGAGGAAAGTGCTGAAAAGAAAAAAAGAGGAAGGCCCAGGAAGTACACTATTGAAAAAATTCCCGTAAAGATACACTTAACCTGGTCGGCCAAACGGGCTAACAAAGACAGATCCGACAGGGAACGCGTACTAGAGAAGCTCAAGAAACGCCTTGACAAACCCTATCAGCTTAAGGCTGCAGTAAAACGGGGTTGCAATCAGTTTTTGCAGATGGAGCTTGACACAGAAGATTGGAAGCTGGATGAAGCAAAAATTGAGCAAGCCGCCCGCTATGATGGGTATTATGCGGTCATTACCAACAACCTGAACTTGAGCACAGATGAGGTTTCCAAGATATACGGAGGACTATGGAAGATCGAAGAGAGTTTTAGAATACTTAAGACTGACCTTAGAGCACGACCGGTTTTCGTATGGAATGACGAACATATTAAGGGGCACTTTGCCATGTGTTTCATCGCGTTATGCATACTCCGTTATGCACAGTACTTACTCGAACAATCAATGGGCAAGAGCGTTTCGGCCGCGCAAATCATGGAAGCAATACAGGACCCCCTTGCATTAGTTCAGGGAGAATACCCAAATAATATCGTTACCCCAACCCAAGTTTCCCAGACTTATCTCGATCTCGCATCGATACTCAAACTGACTCCTCTAAAGACAAACATGACACTGACCAAGTTCCGTTCATGCACAAAATTGGATCTAACAATAAACCTAAAATAA
- a CDS encoding uroporphyrinogen decarboxylase, whose product MSNVMALYQERLNRIFKTINLEQADRVPVLGTYGTWSAYYAGYTPAQVDIDLDKCAKASVKVANDIPVDMLHMVSTRPAALLQSLGSKSFNYFLTLEDKRRKIAESLDAQEIQRF is encoded by the coding sequence ATGAGCAACGTAATGGCGCTGTATCAAGAACGTTTGAACCGTATTTTCAAGACAATAAATTTGGAACAAGCCGACCGCGTTCCTGTGTTAGGCACTTATGGGACATGGAGTGCCTACTATGCAGGTTACACGCCGGCCCAAGTCGATATCGATCTGGATAAATGTGCGAAGGCCAGTGTGAAAGTAGCCAATGATATTCCGGTAGATATGCTTCATATGGTGTCTACCAGGCCTGCCGCTCTGCTTCAATCGCTGGGAAGCAAAAGTTTTAACTATTTCCTGACTTTAGAAGATAAAAGACGAAAAATCGCTGAATCACTTGATGCGCAAGAGATTCAGCGATTTTAA
- a CDS encoding cobalamin B12-binding domain-containing protein (Presence of a B(12) (cobalamin)-binding domain implies dependence on cobalamin itself, in one of its several forms, or in some unusual lineages, dependence on a cobalamin-like analog.) has translation MVDLKVLTQAMSDLDEDVLKKAIDEALSKDDNAAEAQEVVKACQQGMTLVGERYDSGEYFIGDLVFAGEVLQNVMDKLKPALSAESSAKGGKIVLATVFGDLHDIGKNIFRSMVEAAGFEVIDLGINVPVNQVVDKVKEVNPDIVGLSGVLTLALDSMKETVDALTEAGLRNSVKVIIGGVPVNEVVCKSIGADGFSTNAAEGVKICQRWVG, from the coding sequence GTGGTGGATTTGAAAGTCCTGACTCAAGCGATGTCCGATTTGGACGAAGACGTGTTAAAAAAGGCTATTGATGAAGCGCTAAGCAAAGACGACAACGCCGCCGAAGCTCAAGAAGTTGTTAAAGCCTGTCAGCAAGGTATGACGCTCGTGGGTGAGCGTTATGATTCGGGTGAGTACTTTATCGGGGACTTGGTCTTCGCCGGGGAAGTGTTGCAAAATGTAATGGACAAGCTGAAGCCGGCTTTAAGTGCAGAATCCTCAGCAAAAGGCGGAAAAATTGTCCTGGCCACAGTTTTTGGAGATCTTCATGATATCGGCAAAAATATTTTCAGATCCATGGTTGAAGCCGCAGGTTTCGAGGTGATCGACCTGGGGATCAATGTTCCGGTTAACCAGGTCGTGGACAAGGTAAAAGAGGTTAACCCTGATATTGTCGGATTAAGCGGCGTACTCACCTTGGCGCTGGACAGTATGAAAGAAACGGTTGATGCGCTTACTGAAGCAGGCCTTAGAAATTCAGTCAAGGTGATTATCGGCGGCGTACCGGTTAATGAAGTGGTTTGCAAAAGTATAGGCGCTGATGGTTTTTCAACAAACGCTGCCGAAGGCGTAAAAATTTGTCAAAGGTGGGTGGGATAA
- a CDS encoding reductive dehalogenase, with protein MINKHDRKFQLSRRNFLKAGATAIALGVVGVVKTPSKAANAAGGSLGYTAAAKGQWSKLHPVHDLGSASIRYVESNDQWLGTSKIVGKIKNVSEADNGFNRATRGLLPDPRIQLASLALPTHPFPLAQLMTVVLVGPDPVVEGPAAPKKLPIPDPEQMSQHIKDTAYFLRADDVAIGKMPEFGYYSEKVVDPAGLLNKPVSECVKPVTERLPYVIAVMVDQHLETMLASTGYDGISGSQSLRGYHAVANIAVILASYIRALGYNARASHFVNYAVVMPTVLISAGLGEMSRAGDCTIHPRLGFRHKAAAVTTDLPLAPDKPIDFGIQEFCRVCKKCAENCPTQSISTDTDQTEYNGYIRWNLNSDTCTQLRIINENGQGCGRCMKVCPWNSKEDSWFHQAGTWVGSQNESSSKLLKAIDDMFGYGTEQIEKYKWWLEWPELYKYTPPDLSGPVFKH; from the coding sequence GTGATTAATAAACACGACAGGAAGTTCCAGCTAAGCCGCAGGAATTTTCTCAAAGCCGGTGCCACAGCCATAGCCTTGGGCGTAGTTGGAGTGGTCAAAACTCCTTCTAAGGCGGCAAATGCGGCGGGAGGAAGTCTGGGGTATACTGCTGCAGCGAAAGGACAATGGTCCAAATTGCATCCGGTACATGACCTCGGCAGTGCCAGCATACGTTATGTAGAAAGCAATGATCAGTGGCTGGGTACCTCAAAAATAGTTGGGAAAATCAAAAATGTCAGTGAAGCAGATAATGGATTTAATCGTGCTACCAGGGGGTTGCTCCCAGATCCCCGGATACAGCTGGCGTCTTTAGCGCTTCCTACCCATCCTTTTCCATTGGCACAGCTGATGACGGTTGTTTTAGTAGGGCCAGACCCTGTAGTTGAAGGACCGGCCGCCCCGAAAAAATTACCGATACCTGATCCTGAGCAGATGTCACAACATATTAAAGATACTGCCTATTTTTTGCGCGCCGACGATGTCGCTATCGGAAAAATGCCTGAGTTCGGATATTATTCTGAGAAGGTTGTTGACCCGGCGGGGCTATTGAACAAACCGGTGTCGGAGTGTGTTAAACCGGTAACAGAACGGCTGCCCTATGTCATCGCCGTGATGGTTGACCAACACTTGGAAACCATGCTGGCGTCGACCGGATATGATGGGATTAGCGGCTCGCAGTCACTAAGGGGTTATCATGCGGTCGCAAACATTGCTGTCATTTTGGCAAGCTATATCCGTGCCCTTGGATATAATGCCCGGGCGAGTCATTTTGTCAATTATGCTGTAGTAATGCCGACGGTTCTCATATCTGCAGGCTTAGGGGAAATGTCCCGGGCCGGTGACTGCACAATTCATCCCCGTTTAGGATTCAGGCATAAAGCAGCTGCTGTGACCACTGATTTACCACTGGCACCTGATAAACCAATTGATTTTGGGATCCAGGAGTTTTGCAGGGTATGTAAAAAATGTGCGGAAAACTGCCCGACCCAATCAATTTCGACTGATACGGATCAGACCGAGTACAACGGATATATACGATGGAACCTCAATAGTGATACATGTACGCAACTTAGAATAATTAACGAAAATGGTCAAGGCTGTGGACGGTGTATGAAGGTTTGCCCATGGAACTCCAAAGAGGACTCCTGGTTCCACCAGGCGGGAACGTGGGTAGGCAGTCAAAACGAATCTTCTTCAAAATTGCTGAAAGCAATTGACGATATGTTCGGGTACGGAACGGAACAGATAGAGAAATATAAATGGTGGCTGGAGTGGCCCGAATTGTATAAGTATACACCCCCCGACCTTTCAGGACCTGTCTTTAAACATTAA